The following proteins are encoded in a genomic region of Xanthomonas cassavae CFBP 4642:
- a CDS encoding CopL family metal-binding regulatory protein, translated as MVCWPHLFPPRAPVLHCLLRLLLCLCLVANTATGAWASVGMAMPELAMPQPAAHGAGHAASADAMPCHEDMAPLAPTRPDNASHHAHAADCCRLGSCDCLQHCNLALLTLPAIPAGLPGRPALPAIPADGRGSPVPDQPVRPPIG; from the coding sequence ATGGTATGCTGGCCGCATCTGTTTCCGCCGCGAGCGCCTGTGCTGCATTGCCTGCTCCGCCTGCTGCTGTGCCTGTGTCTGGTCGCCAACACGGCCACCGGCGCGTGGGCGTCGGTGGGCATGGCGATGCCGGAGCTGGCCATGCCGCAGCCGGCTGCGCATGGGGCGGGGCATGCGGCAAGCGCCGATGCCATGCCCTGTCATGAGGACATGGCGCCGCTGGCCCCGACCCGGCCCGACAACGCGTCCCACCATGCGCACGCGGCCGACTGCTGCAGGCTGGGCAGCTGCGACTGCCTGCAACACTGCAACCTGGCCTTGCTGACCCTGCCGGCGATACCTGCCGGCCTGCCCGGCCGCCCGGCACTGCCGGCGATTCCGGCCGACGGGCGTGGTAGCCCGGTACCCGACCAGCCGGTTCGACCTCCCATCGGCTGA
- a CDS encoding copper resistance system multicopper oxidase produces MSSDTPVFTPTANHGISRRRFVQGLALGGVAAAGLWRGDARAAGAMVTPVLHGSRHSLQIGQRPVNLTGRTRPAITVNQSLRAPILRWREGDTVSVRVRNTLPDQPTSLHWHGLLLPANMDGVPGMSFDGIAPGQEYHYRFALRQSGTYWYHSHSMFQEQAGLYGAIVIDPLAPPPYRCDREHVVLLSDWTDLDPAALFRRLKQMPSHDNYAQRTVGDFLRDARDDGLRATLADRGMWGRMRMTPTDLSDVNANTYTYLLNGVAPAGNWTGLFAPGEKVLLRFINGSSMTYFDIRIPGLRMTVVAADGQYVHPVSVDELRIAAAETYDVLVEPTGQDAFTLFAQDMGRTGFACGTLAVRNGLQAPIPALDPRAILTMQDMGHGDGMRHTLPAMHGAPGMQAAHGTHTMHSHDPAQAHDTTPHHAASEDGNPLIDMRSNATAPRLDDPGVGLRDNGRRVLRYGDLHSLFEDPDGRQPGREIELHLTGHMEKFAWSFDGVAFASAEPLRLRYGERLRMVLVNDTMMQHPIHLHGMWSDLEDADGNFQVRKHTIDMPPGTRRSYRVHADALGRWAYHCHLLYHMEAGMMREVRVEA; encoded by the coding sequence ATGTCGTCCGATACTCCTGTCTTCACTCCAACCGCCAACCACGGAATCAGCCGGCGCCGTTTCGTGCAGGGCTTGGCCCTGGGCGGTGTGGCAGCCGCCGGCCTGTGGCGCGGCGATGCACGCGCTGCCGGCGCGATGGTCACGCCGGTGCTGCACGGTAGTCGCCACTCGCTGCAGATCGGCCAGCGGCCGGTCAATCTCACCGGGCGCACGCGCCCGGCCATCACGGTCAACCAGAGCCTGCGGGCACCGATCCTGCGCTGGCGCGAGGGCGACACCGTCAGCGTGCGGGTGCGCAACACCCTGCCCGACCAGCCCACCTCGCTGCATTGGCACGGCCTGCTGCTGCCGGCCAACATGGACGGCGTGCCGGGCATGAGCTTCGACGGCATTGCGCCGGGCCAGGAGTACCACTACCGCTTCGCGCTGCGTCAATCCGGCACCTACTGGTACCACAGCCATTCCATGTTCCAGGAGCAGGCCGGCCTGTATGGCGCCATCGTGATCGACCCGCTGGCACCGCCGCCGTACCGCTGCGATCGCGAACACGTGGTGCTGCTCTCTGACTGGACCGACCTGGATCCGGCCGCGCTGTTTCGCCGCTTGAAGCAGATGCCCAGCCACGACAACTACGCCCAGCGCACGGTGGGCGATTTCCTGCGCGATGCGCGCGATGATGGTTTGCGGGCAACGCTGGCCGATCGCGGCATGTGGGGGCGCATGCGCATGACCCCGACCGACCTGTCGGACGTCAACGCCAACACCTACACGTACCTGCTCAACGGCGTGGCGCCTGCCGGCAACTGGACCGGGTTGTTCGCGCCGGGCGAAAAGGTGTTGCTGCGGTTCATCAACGGCTCGTCGATGACCTACTTCGACATCCGCATCCCCGGCCTGCGCATGACCGTGGTCGCGGCCGATGGCCAGTACGTGCATCCGGTCAGCGTGGACGAGCTGCGGATTGCCGCGGCCGAGACCTACGACGTGCTGGTCGAACCCACCGGCCAGGACGCCTTTACGCTATTTGCGCAGGACATGGGACGCACCGGCTTTGCCTGCGGCACGCTGGCGGTGCGCAACGGCCTGCAGGCACCGATTCCGGCGCTGGACCCGCGCGCGATCCTGACCATGCAGGACATGGGGCATGGCGATGGCATGCGCCACACACTCCCGGCAATGCACGGCGCACCCGGCATGCAGGCGGCGCACGGGACGCACACCATGCACTCGCATGATCCCGCCCAGGCGCACGACACCACCCCGCACCACGCCGCCAGCGAAGACGGCAACCCCCTGATCGACATGCGCAGCAATGCCACCGCACCGCGCCTGGACGACCCCGGCGTGGGCCTGCGCGACAACGGCCGTCGTGTGCTGCGCTACGGCGACCTGCACAGCCTGTTCGAAGATCCGGATGGCCGCCAACCCGGGCGCGAGATCGAACTGCATCTGACCGGGCATATGGAAAAATTCGCCTGGTCGTTCGACGGCGTGGCGTTCGCCTCGGCCGAGCCCCTGCGGCTGCGCTACGGTGAGCGGCTACGCATGGTGCTGGTCAACGACACCATGATGCAGCACCCCATCCACCTGCACGGCATGTGGAGCGATCTGGAAGATGCCGATGGCAATTTCCAGGTCCGCAAGCACACCATCGACATGCCGCCGGGCACGCGCCGCAGTTATCGCGTCCACGCCGATGCACTGGGCCGTTGGGCCTATCACTGCCATCTGCTGTACCACATGGAAGCGGGCATGATGCGCGAAGTGCGGGTGGAGGCATGA
- a CDS encoding copper resistance protein B: MTETSGTAANDAAASSAAPAATGAAQPQHQHGRPVDQNTAAPMDHSQMSHAGMDHGAMHRAEMEHGAMEAMGHDSADQAAEATEHGATLQGSIKSEMHHEVKDHRAPRPAPMTHDAMQHGSSAHDGMEHRSMDHRAHAAPTPASPVGTGLPREPIPTPTAEEIAAAFSPLQAHAMHGAGINHYILLDRMEAVDTDRGTGQDWEARAWIGGDIDRLWLRSEGARDSVRTQSASFEAFYGHAISPWWDLLVGARQDLAPGDRRSWAAFGVQGLAPYKFETEATLSLGSGGRAALRLEGEYDVLLTNRLILQPRVEADIALTDDERRGIGSGLEQVDAGVRLRYEFTRRFAPYIGWVHTRSFGDAARRATLEGERPRDSQFVAGIRLWF, encoded by the coding sequence ATGACGGAGACCTCGGGCACTGCTGCGAACGATGCTGCTGCATCCTCGGCGGCGCCGGCAGCGACGGGGGCTGCACAACCGCAGCATCAGCACGGTCGGCCGGTAGACCAGAACACCGCAGCGCCAATGGATCATTCGCAGATGTCGCATGCCGGCATGGACCATGGCGCCATGCATCGCGCCGAGATGGAACACGGTGCGATGGAGGCGATGGGCCACGATTCCGCCGACCAGGCTGCTGAGGCAACGGAGCACGGCGCGACGTTACAGGGTTCGATAAAGAGCGAGATGCATCACGAGGTGAAGGATCACCGCGCACCGCGGCCTGCTCCGATGACCCACGACGCGATGCAGCACGGCTCGAGCGCGCACGACGGCATGGAGCATCGTTCAATGGACCATCGTGCACACGCCGCGCCGACGCCTGCATCGCCGGTTGGCACGGGGCTGCCACGCGAACCGATTCCGACACCGACCGCCGAAGAGATTGCCGCCGCCTTTTCGCCACTGCAGGCACACGCGATGCACGGCGCAGGCATCAACCACTACATCCTGCTCGATCGCATGGAAGCGGTCGATACCGATCGCGGCACCGGCCAGGACTGGGAGGCACGCGCCTGGATCGGCGGCGACATCGACCGCCTGTGGTTACGCAGCGAGGGCGCGCGGGACAGCGTCCGCACCCAATCCGCGTCGTTTGAGGCCTTTTACGGTCACGCGATCTCGCCGTGGTGGGATCTGCTGGTCGGCGCACGCCAGGATCTTGCCCCGGGTGATCGCCGCAGCTGGGCCGCCTTTGGCGTACAGGGCCTGGCGCCCTACAAGTTCGAAACCGAAGCCACGCTGTCTCTGGGCAGTGGCGGCCGCGCTGCGCTGCGCCTGGAAGGCGAGTACGACGTTCTGCTCACCAATCGGTTGATCCTGCAGCCACGCGTGGAAGCGGACATCGCCCTCACCGACGATGAGCGGCGCGGGATCGGCAGTGGCCTGGAGCAGGTGGACGCCGGGGTACGGCTGCGCTATGAGTTCACCCGCCGTTTTGCACCGTATATCGGCTGGGTGCATACCCGCAGCTTCGGCGATGCCGCACGACGCGCCACGCTGGAAGGCGAGCGCCCACGCGACAGCCAGTTCGTTGCCGGCATCCGTCTCTGGTTCTGA
- the gloA gene encoding lactoylglutathione lyase, which yields MPSTDLQQVPGASAAPADTRGFVFNHTMLRVKDAQRSLDFYTRVLGFRLLDARHFADANFSLYFLALVPDTTAIPDQDDARRLWMAGIPGVLELTHNHGTETQDGPVYHDGNSDPRGFGHLCVSVPDIHAACARFDSLNVPYQKRLEDGRMKHLAFIKDPDGYWVEIISNTPLA from the coding sequence ATGCCTTCGACCGACCTGCAACAGGTACCCGGCGCCAGCGCCGCCCCCGCCGACACGCGTGGCTTCGTGTTCAACCACACCATGCTGCGCGTCAAGGACGCCCAGCGTTCGCTAGATTTCTACACCCGCGTGCTGGGCTTCCGCCTGCTCGATGCCCGTCATTTCGCCGATGCGAACTTCAGCCTGTATTTTCTGGCGCTGGTGCCCGACACCACCGCCATTCCCGATCAGGATGACGCGCGGCGACTGTGGATGGCCGGCATCCCCGGCGTGCTGGAGCTCACCCACAACCACGGCACCGAGACTCAGGACGGGCCGGTCTATCACGACGGCAACAGCGACCCGCGCGGCTTCGGTCATCTCTGCGTCTCGGTGCCGGACATCCACGCCGCCTGCGCACGCTTCGACAGCCTCAACGTGCCCTATCAGAAGCGCCTGGAAGATGGCCGCATGAAGCACCTGGCCTTCATCAAGGACCCGGATGGCTATTGGGTGGAGATCATTTCCAATACCCCGTTGGCATAA